In a genomic window of Flavobacterium lipolyticum:
- a CDS encoding ComEC/Rec2 family competence protein: protein MKVLDFPLTKITIWFSCGILAAYYYPSKFTVTTSVFVLGFLTFLLVYSSLQKNNKRSIYFGISISFISFLIGIATLLLHTESLQESNYSHCKEVFSSPQTITFVVREKLKSNAYSDRYYVQVKKINNRNYSGKILVNIEKDSAENPIIIGNIIKVKTILQRTSPNKNPNQFDYQKYLSDKQIYGQLYLNKKEIAVNKKLQKDIWYYCGRLHSRIYNNLKKTGFRQAEMNVALALILGQRQEISDDLIQDYQFSGATHILSVSGLHVGFIMLFISFILKPVPNTRKGSLLKLISILLSLALFAVISGLSPSVLRSVVMFSFLAVGSHLRRTGSTYHTLLVSLFLILLFEPYFLFDVGFQLSYLALFFILWLQPLLNSIWSPKLKISKFLWNALTVSFAAQIGTFPLCLYYFHQFPGLFFVTNIVMIPILSFIMIAGIIVLLIAVFCPPPMVLTELFEKSIFLLNYTIHYIASLKWFVIQNISFNFCLLTSSYFLIISAIIWGKKKNYPTTFAVLISIIAFQLSMIYTKRETGTQREMIVYHTKNNSIISQKNGGCIKVFSNDTLLLQSSKATLLNSYLSSDFSQLSATVSIKNLLYFNGKKILVIDSSGVYKISSQPDLLLLIQSPKINLDRVLQELHPKIIIADASNSYSIQKIWKSSCRKKNIPFHATAEKGFYSLN from the coding sequence ATGAAAGTATTAGATTTTCCTTTAACTAAAATTACCATTTGGTTTAGCTGTGGCATTTTGGCTGCTTATTATTACCCATCAAAATTCACGGTAACAACTTCTGTTTTTGTTCTTGGTTTTCTTACTTTTTTACTTGTTTACTCTTCTCTTCAAAAAAACAATAAGCGAAGTATCTATTTTGGAATAAGCATCTCTTTCATTTCTTTCCTTATTGGCATTGCAACGCTTTTACTTCATACAGAATCGCTGCAAGAATCCAACTACAGCCATTGCAAAGAAGTCTTTAGCTCTCCGCAAACGATAACTTTTGTGGTACGCGAAAAACTAAAAAGCAACGCATACAGCGACCGCTACTATGTGCAGGTAAAGAAAATCAACAATAGGAATTACTCCGGAAAAATTCTTGTAAATATAGAAAAGGACAGTGCTGAAAATCCAATTATTATTGGAAACATAATAAAAGTCAAAACCATTTTACAACGTACTAGTCCGAATAAAAACCCAAATCAGTTTGACTACCAAAAATACCTTTCAGATAAACAGATTTATGGTCAGTTGTATCTCAATAAAAAAGAAATTGCAGTTAATAAAAAACTTCAAAAAGACATCTGGTATTACTGCGGACGTTTACACTCCAGAATTTATAACAATCTAAAAAAAACAGGTTTTCGTCAAGCGGAAATGAACGTTGCACTTGCTCTTATATTGGGACAGCGACAAGAAATTTCAGATGATTTGATTCAGGATTATCAGTTCTCAGGTGCTACGCATATTCTGTCAGTTTCCGGTCTTCATGTTGGTTTTATTATGCTATTCATTAGTTTTATTTTAAAACCTGTTCCCAATACGCGAAAGGGCTCTTTATTAAAATTGATTTCAATACTGCTGTCTCTTGCACTTTTTGCCGTAATCTCAGGATTATCTCCGTCAGTACTGCGTTCTGTTGTCATGTTTTCGTTTCTTGCTGTTGGCAGCCATCTGAGAAGAACAGGAAGTACGTATCATACTTTACTTGTCTCTTTGTTTTTAATTCTGCTCTTCGAACCTTACTTTTTGTTTGACGTTGGTTTTCAGTTAAGTTATCTTGCTTTGTTTTTCATTCTTTGGCTACAACCTCTCTTAAACAGTATCTGGTCTCCAAAGCTTAAAATCTCAAAATTCCTTTGGAACGCACTAACTGTTTCTTTTGCTGCCCAAATAGGCACATTCCCTTTATGCTTGTATTATTTTCATCAGTTTCCGGGATTATTTTTCGTTACCAATATTGTTATGATCCCTATATTATCTTTCATCATGATTGCCGGAATCATAGTACTGCTTATTGCTGTTTTTTGTCCTCCTCCAATGGTCCTCACTGAGCTATTTGAAAAAAGTATTTTCCTTTTAAATTATACCATCCATTACATTGCATCGCTCAAGTGGTTTGTTATTCAAAACATTAGCTTTAACTTCTGTCTTCTTACCTCCTCTTACTTTCTAATTATTTCCGCCATAATCTGGGGCAAGAAAAAAAATTACCCTACAACGTTCGCTGTATTGATTTCAATTATAGCGTTTCAGCTTTCTATGATTTACACCAAGAGAGAAACCGGAACCCAACGTGAAATGATCGTTTATCATACTAAAAACAACTCTATAATTTCTCAGAAAAATGGAGGTTGTATCAAAGTGTTTTCAAATGATACTCTTTTACTTCAATCCTCAAAAGCAACTCTTCTAAATTCTTATTTGTCGAGTGATTTTAGTCAATTAAGCGCTACTGTCAGCATCAAAAACCTGCTCTATTTTAATGGAAAAAAGATCTTAGTAATTGACAGTTCCGGAGTTTATAAAATCAGCTCTCAACCTGACCTATTATTGTTAATTCAATCCCCGAAAATCAATTTAGACCGTGTTCTACAAGAGCTGCATCCTAAAATTATAATTGCAGATGCATCGAATTCCTACTCTATTCAAAAAATCTGGAAAAGCAGTTGCCGTAAAAAAAACATCCCTTTTCATGCCACAGCCGAAAAGGGATTTTATTCTTTAAACTAA
- a CDS encoding C40 family peptidase, with protein MKRISYLILITVLFASCKSASTAVGNKESKRENSYTVTHLIEHATDNIGVRYKAGGTTKSGYDCSGLVFTTFESENIKLPRNSFEQAKVGRIIKFNDAQKGDLIFFRTNRSKQINHVGLIVEVKSDEIKFVHSSTSKGVIISSTKEPYYQNSFAQINRVVE; from the coding sequence TTGAAAAGAATATCATATTTAATACTCATCACTGTACTTTTTGCTTCCTGTAAATCGGCTTCAACTGCGGTGGGCAACAAAGAATCAAAGCGGGAAAACAGCTATACGGTTACACATTTAATCGAACACGCTACAGACAATATTGGGGTGCGATACAAAGCCGGAGGCACCACAAAAAGTGGCTATGACTGCTCCGGATTAGTGTTTACCACTTTTGAGTCGGAAAATATAAAACTACCCCGAAACTCTTTTGAGCAGGCTAAGGTGGGCAGAATTATTAAATTTAATGACGCCCAAAAAGGAGATCTAATTTTCTTCAGAACAAACAGGAGCAAACAGATTAATCATGTTGGACTGATTGTAGAAGTAAAATCAGATGAGATCAAATTTGTCCATTCTTCTACCTCAAAAGGAGTTATTATTTCATCCACTAAAGAACCCTATTATCAAAATTCATTTGCTCAAATCAACAGGGTAGTAGAATAA
- the lpxB gene encoding lipid-A-disaccharide synthase, protein MKYYIIAGEASGDLHGSNLMKALYEEDPQAEVRFWGGDLMQKAGGTLVKHYRELAFMGFVEVLFNLKTILNNIKICKKDITAFQPDVLIFIDYPGFNMRIAKWAKALHYKTHYYISPQIWAWKENRIKAIKNDIDKMFVILPFEKSFYEDKHHFPVDFVGHPLIDAIQNQPSFDETTFRKENQLGEKPIIAVLPGSRQQEITKMLSVMLSVVDDFQDYEFVIAGAPSQDFEFYQQFISNKNIKFVSNKTYDLLRSSTAALVTSGTATLETALFKIPEVVCYKGSAISYQIAKRIITLKYISLVNLIMDEEVVTELIQSECNTKRIKEELQKLLTSDYREKLLKNYDILEQKLGGVGASKKTAKLIVADLKHV, encoded by the coding sequence ATGAAGTATTACATAATAGCTGGTGAAGCGTCAGGAGATTTACATGGTTCTAATTTAATGAAAGCATTATATGAAGAAGATCCTCAGGCTGAAGTTAGATTTTGGGGCGGTGATTTAATGCAAAAAGCCGGCGGAACTCTGGTAAAACATTACCGCGAACTGGCTTTCATGGGGTTTGTTGAAGTTCTTTTCAATTTAAAAACCATATTAAACAATATTAAAATTTGCAAAAAAGATATCACAGCATTTCAACCTGATGTTTTGATTTTTATAGATTATCCCGGTTTTAATATGCGTATTGCAAAATGGGCCAAAGCGTTACATTACAAAACGCACTATTATATTTCGCCACAAATCTGGGCCTGGAAAGAGAATCGCATCAAGGCAATCAAAAATGATATTGACAAGATGTTTGTGATTTTACCTTTCGAAAAAAGCTTTTACGAGGACAAACATCATTTTCCTGTAGATTTTGTTGGGCATCCTCTGATTGATGCTATTCAGAATCAGCCTTCTTTTGACGAAACAACCTTCAGAAAAGAAAACCAACTGGGAGAGAAACCTATTATTGCGGTGCTACCCGGGAGTCGTCAACAGGAAATCACAAAAATGCTGAGTGTGATGCTAAGCGTTGTGGATGATTTTCAGGATTATGAATTTGTAATTGCCGGTGCTCCAAGTCAGGATTTTGAGTTTTATCAGCAATTCATCAGCAATAAAAACATCAAATTTGTATCGAACAAAACGTATGATTTGTTACGCTCTTCAACCGCTGCTTTGGTAACATCCGGAACTGCGACATTGGAAACGGCTCTTTTTAAAATCCCTGAAGTAGTCTGCTACAAAGGAAGTGCCATTTCCTATCAAATTGCCAAGCGCATTATCACGCTAAAATATATTTCACTTGTCAATTTAATCATGGATGAAGAAGTGGTTACAGAATTAATTCAGAGCGAATGCAACACGAAACGAATTAAAGAAGAATTGCAAAAATTACTGACTTCTGACTATCGCGAAAAATTGTTAAAGAATTATGACATCTTAGAGCAAAAACTGGGAGGTGTCGGAGCCAGTAAAAAAACAGCAAAGCTTATTGTAGCTGATTTAAAACACGTTTAA
- the surE gene encoding 5'/3'-nucleotidase SurE, with the protein MKNEKPLILVTNDDGILAPGIRALISVMETIGEVVVVAPDKPQSAMGHAITINNTLFLDKISKEEDVVTEYSCSGTPVDCVKLAVNEILKRKPDLCVSGINHGSNSSINVIYSGTMSAAVEAGIEGIQAIGFSLLDFDWNADFEQIKSYVKKITLETLENKLPPGVVLNVNFPKLKEEEIKGIKICRQAKAYYAQKFDKRQTPFGKDYYWLTGKFTNEDQGEDTDEWALENGYISIVPVQFDLTAHHTMQQLNTWKLND; encoded by the coding sequence ATGAAAAATGAGAAACCCCTAATATTAGTTACCAACGATGATGGCATTTTAGCTCCCGGAATCAGAGCTTTAATCAGTGTGATGGAAACTATTGGTGAAGTCGTAGTAGTAGCACCGGATAAACCTCAGAGTGCCATGGGTCATGCCATTACCATAAATAATACTTTGTTTCTTGACAAAATTTCTAAAGAAGAAGATGTGGTAACGGAATATAGCTGCTCAGGAACTCCTGTAGATTGTGTTAAACTGGCCGTTAATGAAATTTTAAAAAGAAAACCAGACTTGTGCGTTTCTGGGATTAATCACGGGTCAAATTCTTCTATAAATGTGATTTATTCCGGTACGATGAGTGCTGCCGTAGAGGCCGGTATAGAAGGGATTCAGGCAATTGGATTTTCTTTACTGGATTTTGACTGGAATGCCGATTTTGAGCAAATCAAGTCGTACGTTAAAAAAATTACCTTAGAAACTTTGGAAAACAAGTTGCCGCCTGGTGTAGTTTTAAATGTAAATTTTCCGAAATTAAAAGAAGAAGAAATTAAAGGAATAAAAATTTGTCGTCAGGCAAAAGCCTACTATGCACAGAAGTTTGACAAAAGACAAACTCCATTCGGGAAAGATTATTACTGGCTTACCGGAAAATTCACAAACGAAGATCAGGGCGAGGATACCGATGAATGGGCTTTAGAAAACGGATACATTTCAATTGTTCCGGTACAGTTTGATCTGACCGCTCATCATACCATGCAGCAGCTGAATACCTGGAAATTAAATGACTAA
- a CDS encoding carboxy terminal-processing peptidase produces the protein MNAIIKFMKRNYKILIAVLCLSLTLFAFKINADKSVDPDPNRDKTLLELLAFVIEKGHYSPAEINDEFSKGIFKDYIEALDPSKRFFLQSDIDEFKQYELQLDDQFLNKDLTFFNLTYTRLMKRMEESKKRYKTILAQPFNYDIDETFNADYDKLPYAKNTAEINERWRKQIKLSTLSSLVTKQKIEEDKKKTDPNYKEKTFETLEKETRESSLKSLDDNFSLIKDLNKEDWFSVYVNSIMTRFDPHTSYFAPEDKDRFDVNISGKLEGIGARLTKKNDFTQIDELISGGPAWKGKQLEAGDLILKVAQGNEEPVDVVGMRLDDVVKKIKGHKGTEVKLTVKKVDGTIKIISIIRDVVEIEETYAKSSIVERNGLKYGVIYLPKFYIDFENKDGRDAGKDIALEVERLKKEDINGIVLDVRDDGGGSLSTVVDIAGLFIEEGPIVQVKSAGKKKEVLYDKDKKVEWDGPLVIMVNSFSASASEILAAAIQDYKRGVIIGSKQTYGKGTVQNVLDLNQFVRNANYGDLGALKITGQKFYRINGGSTQLEGVHSDVVMPDRYAYLKMGERDIDNAMPWDKIDPADYSTWHSNTNFTKAIESSKNRIAQNAQFKLIEDNAKWIDVKNKENTYSLNIKSFKATQEQVETEGKKYKPISDYKNNLVFKSLPYEELEMKSDATLKEKREAWHQALSKDVYVEEALNVLDDLQVKGVVRNSATTKIKRDKLVKS, from the coding sequence ATGAATGCTATTATTAAGTTTATGAAAAGAAATTATAAAATACTTATAGCCGTATTATGCTTGTCATTGACGTTGTTTGCTTTTAAGATAAATGCAGACAAATCAGTAGATCCGGATCCGAATAGAGATAAAACACTTTTAGAATTATTAGCATTTGTTATTGAAAAAGGACACTACAGCCCGGCAGAAATAAATGATGAATTCTCTAAAGGAATTTTTAAAGATTATATCGAAGCATTAGATCCTTCGAAGAGATTCTTCCTGCAATCGGATATTGACGAATTCAAACAATATGAATTGCAATTGGACGATCAGTTTTTGAATAAAGACTTAACGTTCTTCAATCTTACCTATACAAGATTGATGAAACGAATGGAAGAAAGCAAAAAACGTTATAAGACCATTTTAGCACAGCCTTTCAACTACGATATTGATGAGACTTTTAATGCGGATTATGACAAATTGCCGTATGCTAAAAATACAGCAGAGATTAACGAAAGATGGAGAAAACAGATCAAGTTATCGACACTTTCTTCACTTGTTACCAAACAAAAAATAGAAGAGGATAAAAAGAAAACAGACCCTAATTATAAGGAGAAAACTTTTGAAACTTTGGAAAAAGAAACGCGTGAAAGCTCATTGAAATCTTTAGATGACAATTTTAGTCTGATTAAAGATTTGAATAAAGAAGATTGGTTCTCCGTATATGTAAATTCAATCATGACTCGTTTTGATCCCCATACCAGCTATTTTGCACCTGAAGATAAAGATCGTTTCGATGTTAATATCAGTGGAAAACTGGAAGGTATTGGTGCAAGACTGACTAAGAAAAATGATTTTACTCAAATTGATGAGTTAATTTCAGGAGGTCCGGCATGGAAAGGAAAACAACTTGAAGCAGGAGATTTAATTCTAAAAGTTGCCCAAGGAAACGAAGAGCCTGTAGATGTTGTGGGAATGCGTTTGGACGATGTTGTGAAAAAAATCAAAGGGCACAAAGGAACAGAAGTTAAACTTACCGTTAAAAAAGTAGACGGTACAATTAAAATCATTTCAATCATCAGAGATGTAGTTGAAATCGAAGAAACATACGCAAAATCTAGTATTGTAGAAAGAAACGGATTGAAATACGGAGTAATTTACCTGCCTAAATTCTATATCGATTTTGAGAATAAAGACGGTCGTGATGCCGGAAAAGATATTGCTCTTGAAGTAGAAAGACTTAAAAAAGAAGATATAAACGGTATCGTACTTGATGTGCGTGACGATGGAGGAGGATCTTTGTCGACTGTTGTTGATATTGCCGGTTTATTTATCGAAGAAGGACCAATTGTTCAGGTGAAATCTGCAGGAAAAAAGAAAGAAGTACTGTACGATAAAGATAAAAAAGTGGAGTGGGACGGACCATTAGTAATTATGGTAAACAGTTTCTCTGCTTCGGCTTCAGAGATTTTGGCAGCAGCAATTCAGGATTACAAACGAGGGGTTATCATTGGTAGTAAACAAACCTACGGAAAAGGAACAGTTCAGAATGTTCTGGATTTGAATCAATTTGTTCGTAATGCAAATTATGGAGATTTAGGTGCTTTGAAGATTACAGGACAAAAGTTCTATAGAATTAACGGAGGTTCTACTCAGTTAGAAGGAGTTCATAGTGATGTGGTAATGCCGGATCGTTATGCCTACTTAAAAATGGGAGAACGCGATATCGACAATGCTATGCCTTGGGACAAAATTGATCCGGCTGATTATAGCACATGGCATTCGAATACAAATTTTACTAAAGCAATTGAAAGCAGTAAAAACAGAATTGCTCAAAATGCACAGTTTAAATTGATCGAAGACAATGCGAAATGGATTGATGTTAAGAATAAGGAGAATACTTATAGTTTAAATATCAAAAGCTTTAAAGCTACTCAGGAACAGGTAGAAACTGAAGGTAAAAAATACAAACCAATTTCAGATTACAAAAACAATTTGGTTTTTAAATCATTGCCTTACGAAGAGCTTGAAATGAAAAGTGATGCTACGTTAAAAGAAAAAAGAGAGGCTTGGCATCAGGCATTGTCTAAAGATGTTTATGTAGAAGAAGCATTGAATGTTTTAGATGATTTGCAAGTAAAAGGTGTGGTAAGAAACAGCGCCACAACTAAGATCAAAAGAGATAAATTAGTAAAGTCTTAA
- a CDS encoding DNA/RNA non-specific endonuclease — MKNYILLSLLGFALLSCKKEINESVKQSEQEKQTPFVSNQSSSDSIFTVAYLPTSTTRQIVKHNYYTLSYNEKFEQAEWVAYELKKEYLKNADYKRPYFIEDPKVTTGSADWRNYKKSGYDKGHLCPAGDMEFNESAYNDTFYTSNISPQDHDFNSGIWNRLEQKTRYWAEKYHDIYVVTGGILKDSDKKIGTEKVSVPRYFYKIILVKIGKEHKAIAFLVPNKDSDKSLYDFVVPIETLEKMTGIDFFPNLKNLKSSKDF; from the coding sequence ATGAAAAATTATATCCTTTTGAGTTTATTGGGATTTGCGCTGTTATCCTGTAAAAAAGAAATTAATGAAAGCGTAAAACAGTCCGAACAGGAGAAGCAGACTCCATTTGTTTCGAATCAAAGCAGTTCCGATTCCATATTTACAGTGGCATATTTGCCGACTTCTACGACCCGACAAATTGTAAAACATAACTATTACACATTGTCCTACAATGAAAAATTTGAACAGGCAGAATGGGTTGCTTATGAATTAAAGAAAGAATATCTTAAAAATGCCGATTATAAGCGCCCTTATTTTATTGAAGATCCAAAAGTAACGACCGGTTCGGCAGATTGGAGGAATTATAAAAAGTCGGGTTATGATAAGGGGCATCTTTGTCCTGCGGGAGATATGGAGTTTAATGAGAGTGCTTATAACGATACTTTTTACACTTCAAATATTTCACCACAAGATCACGATTTCAACAGCGGAATTTGGAACAGACTGGAGCAGAAAACACGTTATTGGGCTGAAAAGTATCATGACATTTATGTAGTGACAGGAGGAATTCTGAAAGATTCGGATAAAAAAATAGGAACAGAAAAAGTATCTGTTCCTAGGTATTTTTATAAAATTATCCTGGTCAAAATCGGAAAGGAACATAAGGCTATTGCTTTTTTAGTTCCGAACAAGGATAGTGATAAGTCGCTTTATGATTTTGTGGTTCCAATTGAGACTCTTGAGAAAATGACCGGAATTGATTTCTTTCCCAATTTAAAGAATCTAAAAAGTAGTAAAGATTTCTAG